In Streptomyces griseiscabiei, a single genomic region encodes these proteins:
- a CDS encoding chorismate-binding protein, translating into MTSDARRHARPVLSGHRIEDPSNTVFSYGSRRRVVVGLGSAGQLEVTRGVCSLSLPGREATTPQSLLAGLRSFFEAADGRWVMGYIGFGAHHSRCSTLAVGSDPEVMLFTPESVLVIRDDGSATSAAGPLHLPRGGQRATSTGSPPPLHQETVDRFRDMVADTLGWVGQAPDRRLTVATRHGWSGPVDLISTMAAGQADAHGLSRSFYCHRDGLEFAGTSPELLVDGSLEHFTCHKLSGTSGHSPASRRPPDWDLRLVEEHRSSINSLLSAFSQFAAVSAGPREVLKLEELVHGMTRLSVEPKPGSDPASVLLGVLPTGASPAEGLSEIARLEEFPRGPYYGLVGCAAPNGRLQWSQLLRTVFQRDGQTWLPVGAAVTARSSPDGEAAEIALKARSVRVARRG; encoded by the coding sequence TTGACCTCTGATGCACGCAGGCATGCCCGGCCAGTCCTCTCCGGGCACCGCATCGAGGACCCGTCGAACACGGTCTTCAGTTACGGATCGCGCCGCCGTGTCGTCGTCGGCCTAGGCAGCGCGGGGCAGCTGGAGGTCACCCGCGGAGTGTGTTCGTTGTCGCTTCCCGGTCGGGAGGCGACAACACCGCAGTCCCTGCTGGCCGGGCTCCGGTCCTTCTTCGAGGCCGCTGACGGCCGGTGGGTCATGGGGTACATCGGGTTCGGGGCGCACCACAGCCGCTGCAGCACCCTGGCCGTTGGATCCGATCCTGAGGTGATGCTGTTCACCCCGGAGTCAGTCCTGGTGATCAGGGACGACGGCAGCGCCACCTCCGCCGCCGGTCCGCTGCACCTGCCGCGCGGAGGACAGCGTGCCACCAGCACAGGCTCGCCGCCCCCACTCCACCAGGAGACCGTTGATCGCTTCCGCGACATGGTCGCCGACACCCTGGGCTGGGTGGGACAGGCACCGGACCGCCGGCTGACGGTCGCAACGCGGCACGGCTGGAGCGGACCGGTGGACCTGATCTCCACCATGGCTGCGGGACAGGCCGACGCTCATGGCCTATCCCGCTCGTTCTACTGCCACCGTGATGGGCTGGAGTTCGCGGGAACCAGTCCGGAGCTCCTGGTCGACGGCTCGCTGGAACACTTCACCTGTCACAAGTTGTCCGGCACGTCCGGACACAGTCCTGCAAGCCGACGTCCCCCGGATTGGGATCTTCGCCTCGTCGAGGAGCATCGGTCGTCCATAAACTCGCTGCTGAGCGCGTTCAGCCAGTTCGCCGCTGTCAGTGCGGGGCCGCGGGAGGTCCTGAAACTCGAGGAGCTGGTCCACGGGATGACCCGGCTGTCCGTGGAGCCCAAACCCGGAAGCGATCCGGCCAGTGTTCTGCTGGGAGTGTTGCCCACCGGGGCCTCGCCCGCCGAGGGGCTGTCCGAGATCGCGCGGCTGGAGGAGTTCCCGCGCGGTCCGTACTACGGCCTGGTTGGGTGTGCGGCGCCCAACGGCAGACTCCAGTGGTCGCAGCTCTTACGCACCGTCTTCCAGCGGGATGGCCAGACCTGGCTGCCGGTCGGGGCGGCGGTCACAGCCAGGTCGAGCCCGGATGGGGAAGCGGCCGAGATTGCGCTCAAGGCCCGAAGCGTTCGCGTGGCGAGGCGCGGCTGA
- a CDS encoding 2'-5' RNA ligase family protein, whose protein sequence is MTTPLIEDSRAFPAVPPSDLDDPQQITANDWDAFQAVGRMTNHWDRPGWAPGHRAYYWMLTFPDEPELIDQARWCQQALADLDMDEVPHDGLHITMNKIGSCAEVEPRTVDLLAHLADGRLGSRFELRAEPMAGSKGAIRFSVTPWTQLVELHTALHRAGQDAGVPGGRPSSLFRPHLGILYNNRERGAAPVIDAVSDLRKRPSVALRLKRVDMVELRREGRTYRWNVLHSLALSDRSLSR, encoded by the coding sequence GTGACGACCCCGCTGATCGAGGACAGCAGGGCCTTCCCCGCCGTGCCGCCTTCCGACCTGGACGATCCCCAGCAGATCACCGCAAACGACTGGGACGCCTTCCAGGCAGTGGGAAGGATGACCAACCACTGGGACCGGCCCGGATGGGCACCAGGGCACCGTGCCTACTACTGGATGCTGACCTTCCCCGATGAGCCTGAGCTGATTGATCAGGCACGCTGGTGCCAGCAGGCCCTGGCCGACCTGGACATGGACGAAGTGCCCCATGACGGTCTGCACATCACCATGAACAAGATCGGTAGCTGTGCGGAAGTTGAGCCCAGAACGGTGGACCTCCTCGCCCACCTTGCAGACGGCAGGCTCGGCAGCCGCTTCGAGCTCCGCGCCGAGCCTATGGCCGGGTCCAAGGGCGCCATCCGGTTCAGCGTCACTCCGTGGACACAGCTCGTGGAGTTGCACACCGCCCTTCATCGCGCGGGCCAGGACGCCGGCGTCCCGGGCGGAAGGCCGAGCAGCCTCTTCCGCCCTCATCTCGGGATTCTCTACAACAACCGGGAGCGGGGTGCTGCACCCGTGATTGACGCCGTTTCCGATCTGCGGAAACGGCCCTCCGTCGCGCTCCGCCTCAAGCGGGTCGACATGGTCGAACTACGCCGCGAAGGACGTACGTACCGATGGAACGTCCTGCACAGCCTGGCCCTCTCAGACCGCTCGCTCTCCCGCTGA
- a CDS encoding GNAT family N-acetyltransferase, with amino-acid sequence MSELTVSSAESADVTCIAELVAEIEQYYGGAVEGELSDRAGRLRDMLFGPHPAATVLLARIGGDVVGMASFSLLWPAAGDSHSLYLKELFVRDAHRRHGVASALMAQLHEVAAQLGCSRIEWTADRDNPEALKFYEALGATPRDTKVFYRQTVPPR; translated from the coding sequence ATGAGCGAACTCACCGTGTCGAGTGCCGAGTCGGCCGACGTGACGTGCATCGCGGAACTCGTAGCAGAGATCGAGCAGTACTACGGCGGGGCAGTCGAAGGGGAACTGTCCGATCGTGCCGGCCGGCTGCGGGACATGCTCTTCGGACCGCACCCGGCAGCGACCGTCCTTCTGGCGCGCATCGGCGGCGACGTAGTCGGGATGGCCTCCTTCTCGCTGCTCTGGCCGGCCGCCGGTGACAGCCACTCGCTGTACCTCAAGGAGCTGTTCGTACGAGACGCCCACCGCCGTCACGGAGTGGCAAGTGCCCTGATGGCGCAACTTCACGAGGTTGCCGCCCAGCTCGGATGCAGCCGGATCGAATGGACGGCCGACCGAGACAACCCCGAAGCCCTGAAGTTCTATGAGGCCCTCGGCGCGACACCGCGGGACACCAAGGTCTTCTACCGTCAGACCGTCCCGCCGCGATAA
- a CDS encoding tetratricopeptide repeat protein, producing the protein MPARTTNFRTIVQERRWTYEAFCIQWKRACEELAERDRDPRLATVPMSRRTFDRWMKGDLTERGPRPDTARVVEYLFGIPVGQVFAQSDEGPAEEPDQAEAVRRRLEGTLTSGHINEAGLASWEETVAWHGRATRFRPEGDLLRDLRRDLDALSRALDQRQSLGAMRRLTRFSAQMAGLMCLVLVRQGDDHQANAWLRVARVAAEEAADSDVRAWILAEGAYALFYSGDLTGAARAARRAQTVSAQPTVGAALSAPLEARAHAVMGDRREAEAALGRAENALAHLDGDDTSESAFGYNEAQLRFHQGNVLTHLGQTDRAREAQQRALQLYPADEHLDRALIDLDAAVCLLLDGEADAAADSTAEILRKLPAQHRSGIILTRACQLEGLLSTLPSSPRPVRMLRDVLAPLQQRTAADHEGKAS; encoded by the coding sequence ATGCCAGCGCGCACCACAAACTTCCGCACCATCGTGCAAGAGCGGCGCTGGACGTATGAGGCCTTCTGCATCCAGTGGAAGCGTGCCTGCGAGGAACTGGCCGAACGAGACAGAGACCCCCGCCTTGCCACCGTTCCGATGTCGCGCCGAACCTTCGACCGATGGATGAAGGGCGACCTCACGGAGCGGGGCCCTCGCCCGGACACCGCCCGAGTCGTCGAGTACCTCTTCGGCATTCCCGTTGGACAGGTCTTCGCCCAGTCCGATGAGGGCCCCGCCGAGGAGCCGGACCAGGCTGAAGCCGTCCGCCGGAGACTCGAAGGAACTCTGACCAGCGGACACATAAACGAGGCCGGACTCGCATCGTGGGAGGAGACGGTGGCCTGGCACGGCCGGGCCACCCGGTTCCGTCCCGAGGGCGACCTCCTGCGGGATTTACGCCGCGATCTCGACGCACTCAGCAGGGCGCTCGACCAGCGGCAATCGCTTGGAGCTATGCGTCGCCTCACAAGGTTTTCCGCCCAGATGGCCGGGCTCATGTGCCTTGTCCTGGTCCGCCAAGGCGATGATCATCAGGCGAATGCCTGGCTGCGCGTCGCCAGGGTCGCAGCGGAGGAAGCCGCGGACAGCGATGTCCGAGCGTGGATCCTCGCCGAAGGGGCGTATGCGCTGTTCTACTCCGGCGATCTCACCGGAGCGGCCCGCGCCGCCCGCCGGGCCCAAACCGTCAGTGCCCAGCCCACCGTCGGCGCCGCCCTGTCCGCTCCGCTGGAAGCTCGGGCTCACGCTGTCATGGGAGACCGCCGCGAAGCCGAGGCCGCCCTCGGCCGGGCAGAGAATGCGCTGGCTCATCTGGACGGAGACGACACCTCCGAGTCTGCCTTCGGCTACAACGAGGCCCAGCTGCGCTTCCACCAGGGCAACGTACTCACCCACCTCGGTCAGACGGACCGCGCCCGGGAAGCGCAGCAGCGAGCGCTCCAGCTCTATCCGGCGGACGAACACCTCGACAGGGCCCTGATCGACCTGGACGCCGCTGTGTGCCTGCTCCTGGACGGAGAGGCGGACGCAGCCGCCGACAGCACGGCGGAGATCCTTCGGAAGCTCCCGGCGCAGCACCGCTCCGGGATTATCTTGACCAGGGCCTGCCAACTTGAAGGGCTGCTCTCCACCCTCCCTAGCAGCCCCCGGCCCGTCCGAATGCTCCGCGATGTGCTTGCCCCACTCCAGCAGCGCACTGCTGCCGACCACGAAGGAAAGGCGTCATGA
- a CDS encoding PPC domain-containing DNA-binding protein, whose protein sequence is MRATPLTIGRTFGVAFDDGDDFLPQLGAFCTEYGIRSAYIPMFLGGFHSVQLVGTCDPIEDPSAPVWAATEYSTLEALGSGTIAWEEEGDALAPHIHVAVGLKGQAAEGRTSHLLGGRVQFISELFVVEVTDPLMTRPKLGRHAVPTLQFTQPLRSAESQ, encoded by the coding sequence ATGCGTGCCACCCCACTGACCATCGGCCGGACCTTCGGCGTCGCCTTCGACGACGGGGACGACTTCCTCCCGCAGCTCGGAGCGTTCTGCACCGAGTACGGGATCCGCTCCGCCTACATCCCTATGTTCCTTGGCGGCTTCCATTCCGTGCAGTTGGTCGGCACCTGCGATCCGATCGAGGACCCCAGTGCGCCGGTCTGGGCCGCCACGGAGTACTCGACGCTGGAGGCGCTCGGCAGCGGAACGATCGCCTGGGAAGAAGAAGGCGACGCCCTGGCCCCCCATATCCACGTCGCGGTCGGGCTCAAAGGTCAGGCCGCGGAGGGGAGGACCAGTCACCTTCTAGGAGGGCGCGTGCAGTTCATCTCGGAGCTGTTCGTCGTGGAAGTTACCGACCCGCTCATGACCAGGCCCAAGCTCGGCCGCCACGCAGTACCGACCCTTCAGTTCACTCAGCCCTTGCGCTCAGCCGAGAGCCAGTAA